The following proteins come from a genomic window of Methylorubrum populi:
- the dxr gene encoding 1-deoxy-D-xylulose-5-phosphate reductoisomerase has translation MSLTVTVLGATGSIGRSTTDLLSQHAGRFRIGALVGGRDAAALAKLALELRPDFAALADDSAGPALAEALAGSGIPNGAGETAVLEAVAREADIVVAAVSGAAGLKPTHAALRLGRTIALANKESLVCAGDAFMRDAGRYGARILPVDSEHNALAQAMGDGRVSDIAKMTLTASGGPFRTWTRERIAAATPAEAAAHPTWSMGMKINIDSASLMNKGLELIEAHHLFAIEAGRLDVIVHPQSIVHGLIAWRDGAVTAGLAMPDMRVPIAHCLGLGDRLEIARGRPLDLAATGSLTFEPADEARFPCLRVARAALAEGGAAPTVMNAANEIAVAAFIRGAIPFYGLAELVERAVEHFAAEFRQAPQDVEEALAIDGRVRAWSLEAVPAARAVG, from the coding sequence GTGAGCCTCACCGTCACCGTCCTCGGCGCCACCGGCTCGATCGGCCGCTCGACCACGGACCTCCTGTCCCAGCATGCGGGCCGCTTCCGCATCGGGGCTCTGGTCGGCGGCCGGGACGCCGCGGCCCTGGCCAAGCTCGCCCTGGAACTGCGGCCGGATTTCGCTGCGCTCGCCGATGACAGCGCCGGACCGGCGCTCGCCGAGGCGCTGGCGGGCTCCGGTATCCCGAACGGCGCCGGCGAGACCGCGGTGCTGGAGGCGGTCGCCCGCGAGGCCGACATCGTCGTCGCCGCGGTGAGCGGCGCGGCGGGCCTCAAGCCCACGCACGCGGCGCTCCGGCTCGGACGCACCATCGCGCTGGCCAACAAGGAGAGCCTCGTCTGCGCGGGCGACGCCTTCATGCGCGACGCCGGACGCTACGGCGCCCGCATCCTGCCGGTGGATTCCGAGCACAACGCCCTGGCCCAGGCCATGGGCGACGGGCGCGTGTCCGATATAGCCAAAATGACGCTGACCGCCTCCGGCGGCCCGTTCCGCACCTGGACTCGCGAGCGCATCGCCGCCGCGACCCCGGCTGAGGCTGCCGCCCACCCGACTTGGTCGATGGGCATGAAGATCAACATCGATTCCGCCTCGCTGATGAACAAGGGGCTGGAACTGATCGAGGCCCACCACCTCTTCGCCATCGAGGCCGGCCGCCTCGACGTGATCGTCCACCCGCAATCGATTGTCCACGGCCTGATCGCGTGGCGCGACGGCGCGGTGACCGCCGGGCTCGCCATGCCCGACATGCGCGTGCCGATCGCCCACTGCCTCGGGCTGGGCGACCGCCTGGAGATCGCCCGCGGGCGTCCGCTCGATCTCGCCGCGACCGGCAGCCTCACCTTCGAACCGGCGGACGAGGCGCGCTTTCCCTGCCTGCGCGTCGCCCGCGCGGCGCTGGCCGAGGGCGGCGCGGCGCCGACCGTGATGAACGCCGCCAACGAGATCGCGGTGGCCGCCTTCATCCGCGGCGCGATCCCGTTCTACGGCCTCGCCGAACTGGTCGAGCGGGCGGTCGAGCATTTCGCCGCCGAGTTCCGCCAGGCCCCGCAGGACGTCGAAGAGGCCCTGGCCATCGACGGGCGGGTGCGCGCCTGGAGCCTGGAGGCGGTCCCCGCCGCCCGCGCCGTGGGCTGA
- the rseP gene encoding RIP metalloprotease RseP, translated as MEFLSGMVGNAAGFFGAVIPFLIVLTIVVFVHEMGHFLVGRWCGVGVTAFSIGFGPEVVGFTDRRGTRWKLSAIPLGGYVKFVGDANGASVPDPEAVARMSPHERAVSFPTQPVAKRAAIVAAGPIANFILAIAVFAGAIYFSGRYETPARVEAVQPNSAAARAGFQPGDVIRTINGEPVKTFNEMQRVVSAAAGSSLAVAVDRGGQVQTLTAVPDMIEERTPFGRHRFGRLGINGPKADAAKLVHYGPFESLKLGVHETAFVVERTFDYIGKLVTGRESADQLSGPIGIARVSGEVARVGGVGGLIGLVALLSVSIGLLNLFPIPLLDGGHLMFYAFEAVRGRPLSERAQEIGFRIGLAFVLMLMLFAAWNDILNLGASLSQRGT; from the coding sequence ATGGAATTCTTGAGCGGCATGGTCGGCAACGCCGCCGGCTTCTTCGGCGCGGTGATCCCGTTCCTGATCGTGCTGACGATCGTCGTGTTCGTGCACGAGATGGGCCACTTCCTGGTCGGGCGCTGGTGCGGAGTTGGCGTGACCGCCTTCTCCATCGGCTTCGGCCCGGAGGTCGTCGGCTTCACCGACCGGCGGGGAACCCGGTGGAAACTCTCGGCGATCCCCCTCGGCGGCTACGTGAAATTCGTGGGCGATGCCAACGGCGCCAGCGTGCCCGATCCGGAGGCCGTCGCCCGCATGAGCCCGCACGAGCGGGCGGTCAGCTTCCCGACCCAGCCGGTCGCCAAGCGCGCGGCCATCGTCGCCGCCGGCCCCATCGCCAACTTCATCCTGGCGATCGCCGTCTTCGCCGGCGCGATCTATTTCAGCGGCCGCTACGAGACGCCGGCCCGCGTCGAGGCGGTGCAGCCGAACAGCGCCGCCGCGCGGGCGGGCTTCCAGCCCGGCGACGTGATCCGCACGATCAACGGCGAGCCGGTCAAGACCTTCAACGAGATGCAGCGCGTCGTCTCGGCCGCCGCCGGCTCTTCGCTGGCGGTCGCCGTCGATCGCGGCGGCCAAGTCCAGACTCTGACCGCCGTGCCCGACATGATCGAGGAGCGCACGCCCTTCGGCCGCCACCGCTTCGGCCGGCTCGGCATCAACGGCCCGAAGGCCGACGCGGCCAAGCTGGTGCATTACGGCCCGTTCGAGTCGCTGAAGCTCGGCGTCCACGAGACGGCCTTCGTGGTGGAGCGCACCTTCGATTACATCGGCAAGCTCGTCACCGGCCGTGAATCCGCCGACCAGCTCTCCGGCCCGATCGGCATCGCCCGGGTCTCCGGCGAGGTCGCGCGCGTCGGCGGCGTGGGTGGGCTGATCGGTCTGGTCGCGCTGCTGTCGGTCTCGATCGGGCTCCTCAACCTGTTCCCGATCCCCCTCCTCGATGGCGGTCACCTGATGTTCTACGCCTTTGAGGCGGTGCGCGGCCGCCCGCTGAGCGAGCGGGCCCAGGAGATCGGCTTTCGCATCGGGCTCGCCTTCGTGCTGATGCTGATGCTGTTCGCGGCCTGGAACGACATCCTCAATCTGGGCGCCTCGCTGAGCCAGCGCGGCACCTGA
- the bamA gene encoding outer membrane protein assembly factor BamA — MMSMTGKRRRKSAERAIVLVATAASVILGGAAAQAQQIVVEGNRRVDSDTIRSYVTGTASGSPEEARRNLLATGLFSDVQVSGRGGTTVVRVRENNVVGRVFFEGNKKIEKATLESVVETKDRGALSPAVVAADVERIRDVYKRSGRGTAKVSYRLVDLPTGRSDVVFTIDEGDKTGIRAINFVGNNAYSESTLRGLMSSSEMNFLSFIKTSDVYDPDRISADLDIVRRYYLKNGYADFRVVNADARYVEAGEETGWVITVTVEEGEQYTVGAVAVDPRIPGIDREALDGQIRAQVGDVYNAEDVEKTLVGVTNEVNRQGYPFAQVRPTGQRDRATHQVALGFVVEDGPRVYVERINIRGNTRTRDYVIRRELDLTEGDAYNRVLVDRAERRLNGLGFFKKVRFSNEPGSSPDRVIVNIDVEDQPTGSFSVAGGYSTQDGIIGEVSVSESNFLGRGQYVRLAVQGGQYARGIDFSFTEPYFLGYRLAAGFDAFYKYSDLTRYSRYETTVYGGQLRLGLPITEEFGVTFRYSIYNTELRVPNTIKRPYNDCSVAIPGYTVLNPAGTIDPATGRDVGGLPAYPNCAYDGEASIALKGQQGNVLTSLAGVTLAYSTLDNLQRPSNGFYGELKPDIAGIGGDSKFFRVTGDARYYKELWEDVVGFVRVQGGHISALDNQPLRITDQFFLGPSLVRGFAPNGLGPRDVGIADARSNAIGGTTYFGATVEVQFPIWGLPRDLGLKGAVFADAGTLFGYDGRRNFDVNGDGFINGFAPGSGCNYRNFGAGAITVEPECVNVRDKPTIRSSVGASILWNSPLGPIRFDYAYALSKDEGVQTALGKVGKDQTQAFRFSGGSRF; from the coding sequence ATGATGTCGATGACGGGAAAGCGCCGGCGAAAGTCGGCGGAGCGTGCCATCGTTCTGGTCGCCACCGCCGCCAGCGTGATCCTCGGCGGCGCGGCCGCACAGGCGCAGCAGATCGTCGTCGAAGGCAATCGCCGTGTCGATTCCGACACGATCCGCTCCTACGTCACCGGCACCGCCTCCGGTTCGCCCGAGGAAGCGCGGCGCAATCTTCTCGCCACCGGTCTCTTCTCCGACGTGCAGGTCTCCGGCCGCGGCGGCACCACCGTGGTGCGGGTGCGTGAGAACAACGTGGTCGGCCGCGTCTTCTTCGAGGGCAACAAGAAGATCGAGAAGGCCACTCTCGAGAGCGTGGTCGAGACCAAGGACCGCGGCGCCCTGAGCCCGGCGGTGGTCGCCGCCGACGTCGAGCGCATCCGCGACGTCTACAAGCGCTCGGGCCGCGGCACCGCCAAGGTCAGCTACCGCCTCGTCGACCTGCCCACCGGTCGCTCCGACGTCGTCTTCACCATCGACGAAGGCGACAAGACCGGTATCCGCGCCATCAACTTCGTCGGCAACAACGCCTATTCGGAATCGACCCTCAGGGGTCTGATGTCGTCCTCTGAGATGAACTTCCTCTCGTTCATCAAGACCTCCGACGTCTACGATCCCGACCGCATCTCCGCCGACCTCGACATCGTCCGCCGCTACTACCTCAAGAACGGCTACGCCGATTTCCGCGTCGTCAACGCCGATGCCCGCTACGTCGAGGCCGGCGAGGAGACGGGCTGGGTCATCACCGTCACCGTCGAGGAAGGCGAGCAGTACACCGTCGGCGCCGTGGCCGTTGACCCGCGCATCCCCGGCATCGACCGCGAGGCGCTCGACGGGCAGATCCGCGCCCAGGTCGGCGACGTCTACAACGCCGAGGACGTGGAGAAGACGCTGGTCGGCGTGACCAACGAGGTCAACCGCCAGGGCTATCCCTTCGCCCAGGTACGCCCGACCGGCCAGCGCGACCGCGCCACCCATCAGGTGGCTCTCGGCTTCGTCGTCGAGGACGGTCCGCGCGTCTACGTCGAGCGCATCAACATCCGCGGCAACACTCGCACCCGCGACTACGTCATCCGCCGCGAGCTCGACCTGACCGAGGGCGATGCCTACAACCGCGTGCTCGTCGACCGCGCCGAGCGCCGCCTGAACGGCCTCGGCTTCTTCAAGAAGGTGCGCTTCTCCAACGAGCCGGGCTCGTCGCCGGACCGGGTGATCGTCAACATCGACGTCGAGGATCAACCCACGGGTTCGTTCTCGGTGGCGGGCGGCTACTCCACCCAGGACGGCATCATCGGCGAGGTCTCGGTCTCCGAGTCGAACTTCCTCGGCCGCGGCCAGTACGTGCGGCTGGCGGTGCAGGGCGGCCAGTACGCCCGCGGCATCGACTTCTCGTTCACCGAGCCGTACTTCCTCGGCTACCGCCTCGCCGCCGGCTTCGACGCCTTCTACAAGTACTCCGACCTGACCCGGTACTCGCGCTACGAGACGACCGTCTACGGCGGCCAGCTCCGTCTCGGCCTGCCGATCACCGAGGAGTTCGGCGTCACCTTCCGCTACTCGATCTACAACACCGAGCTGCGGGTGCCGAACACCATCAAGCGTCCGTACAACGACTGCTCGGTGGCCATTCCCGGTTACACCGTCCTCAACCCGGCCGGAACGATCGATCCGGCGACTGGGCGCGATGTGGGTGGCCTTCCGGCCTATCCGAACTGCGCCTATGACGGCGAGGCCTCGATCGCGCTCAAGGGCCAGCAGGGCAACGTCCTGACCTCGCTCGCGGGCGTCACCCTGGCCTACTCGACCCTCGACAACCTGCAGCGGCCCTCGAACGGCTTCTACGGCGAGTTGAAGCCCGACATCGCCGGTATCGGCGGCGACTCCAAGTTCTTCCGCGTGACGGGCGACGCCCGCTACTACAAGGAACTGTGGGAGGACGTGGTCGGCTTCGTGCGCGTCCAGGGCGGGCACATCTCGGCGCTCGACAACCAGCCGCTGCGCATCACCGACCAGTTCTTCCTCGGCCCGTCGCTGGTCCGCGGCTTCGCTCCGAACGGCCTCGGCCCGCGCGACGTCGGTATCGCCGACGCCCGCTCCAACGCCATCGGCGGCACGACCTACTTCGGCGCCACGGTCGAGGTTCAGTTCCCGATCTGGGGTCTGCCGAGGGATCTCGGCCTGAAGGGCGCGGTCTTCGCCGATGCCGGTACGCTGTTCGGCTATGACGGCCGCCGCAACTTCGACGTGAACGGCGACGGCTTCATCAACGGCTTCGCGCCGGGATCGGGCTGTAACTACCGGAACTTCGGTGCCGGCGCGATCACGGTCGAGCCCGAATGCGTGAACGTCCGCGACAAGCCGACGATCCGCTCCTCGGTCGGTGCCTCGATCCTGTGGAACTCGCCGCTCGGCCCGATCCGCTTCGACTACGCCTACGCACTGTCCAAGGACGAGGGTGTCCAGACGGCGCTGGGCAAGGTCGGCAAGGACCAGACCCAGGCGTTCCGCTTCTCCGGCGGCTCGCGCTTCTGA
- the pyrH gene encoding UMP kinase, with product MPETTPYRRVLVKLSGEALAAPDGYWLHPPMLAALAEDIAATVSRGIQIAVVVGGGNLIRGARISQAGWIDRATGDSLGMMATVMNSLAIETALNAAGVQARTMSAVSMPTICETYARQPALHHLDKGQVVVLAGGTGNPYFTTDTAAVLRAAELRCDAVLKATQVDGVYSADPKRDPGAIRYDCITHDEAIARDLKVMDTAAFALARESRLTIVVGSVHAPSSINAILTGASVSTRVVP from the coding sequence ATGCCGGAGACGACGCCCTACCGCCGAGTCCTCGTGAAGCTGTCCGGCGAGGCCTTGGCCGCCCCCGACGGGTACTGGCTGCACCCACCGATGCTGGCGGCCCTGGCCGAGGACATCGCCGCCACCGTCTCCCGCGGGATCCAGATCGCGGTGGTCGTGGGCGGCGGCAACCTGATCCGCGGCGCGCGCATTTCCCAGGCCGGCTGGATCGACCGGGCCACCGGCGACTCGCTCGGCATGATGGCCACGGTGATGAACTCGCTCGCGATCGAGACCGCGCTCAACGCCGCGGGCGTGCAGGCGCGGACCATGTCGGCGGTCTCGATGCCGACGATCTGCGAGACCTATGCCCGGCAGCCGGCCCTGCACCACCTCGACAAGGGCCAGGTCGTCGTGCTCGCGGGCGGCACCGGCAACCCGTACTTCACCACCGACACGGCCGCGGTCCTGCGCGCGGCGGAGCTGCGTTGCGATGCCGTGCTGAAGGCGACGCAGGTGGACGGCGTCTACTCGGCCGATCCGAAGCGCGACCCGGGGGCGATCCGCTACGATTGCATCACCCACGACGAGGCCATCGCCCGCGATCTCAAGGTGATGGACACCGCCGCCTTCGCCCTAGCGCGGGAGAGCCGGCTCACCATCGTGGTGGGTTCGGTCCACGCGCCGAGTTCGATCAACGCGATCCTGACGGGCGCCTCGGTATCCACCCGCGTGGTACCGTGA
- a CDS encoding phosphatidate cytidylyltransferase, with amino-acid sequence MARDEAAPPAPAQRAPFANREFGLRVASAVVLGAAVLGSLVIGGWAFAAVWLIAGIVGAAEWLAMTRSEPLLPLLGLTGATLFGVLAAVLVGAPLWVPLLVLLAGSLGLLALGHGPGRRKPIWGLLGGAVVALVPTLLRIDPAIGIVGPAWMFAVVWSTDSVAYFTGRLIGGPKLMPRVSPKKTWSGALGGLAAGVIGGTATLLVARAQGWDALPGLSPALVAALSGLASILSMGGDLVESALKRRYGVKDSGRSIPGHGGVMDRLDGFFAVALLAGLCLAALRLLNA; translated from the coding sequence ATGGCGCGGGACGAGGCGGCTCCCCCGGCGCCGGCCCAGCGGGCGCCCTTCGCCAACCGAGAGTTCGGCCTGCGCGTGGCCTCGGCGGTCGTGCTCGGCGCGGCGGTGCTGGGCAGCCTGGTGATCGGCGGCTGGGCCTTCGCCGCGGTCTGGCTGATCGCCGGGATCGTCGGCGCGGCCGAGTGGCTCGCCATGACCCGTTCCGAGCCGCTGCTGCCGCTGCTCGGCCTCACCGGCGCGACCTTGTTCGGCGTGCTCGCGGCCGTGCTCGTCGGCGCACCGCTCTGGGTGCCGCTCCTCGTCCTCCTCGCCGGAAGCCTCGGACTGCTCGCCCTCGGCCACGGTCCGGGCCGGCGCAAGCCGATCTGGGGCCTTCTCGGCGGCGCGGTGGTCGCCCTGGTGCCGACGCTGCTGCGGATCGATCCGGCCATCGGCATCGTCGGGCCGGCCTGGATGTTCGCGGTGGTCTGGTCCACCGACAGCGTCGCCTACTTCACCGGTCGCCTGATCGGCGGGCCGAAGCTGATGCCGCGGGTGAGCCCGAAGAAGACGTGGTCCGGCGCGCTCGGCGGGCTTGCCGCCGGCGTGATCGGCGGAACGGCGACCCTGCTCGTCGCCCGCGCGCAGGGCTGGGACGCCCTGCCCGGCCTCTCGCCGGCCTTGGTCGCGGCGCTCAGCGGCCTCGCCTCGATCCTGTCGATGGGTGGCGACCTCGTTGAATCCGCGCTCAAGCGCCGCTACGGCGTCAAGGATTCCGGCCGCTCGATCCCCGGCCATGGCGGCGTCATGGACCGGCTCGACGGCTTCTTCGCCGTCGCGCTCCTCGCCGGCCTGTGCCTCGCCGCCCTGCGGCTCCTGAATGCCTGA
- a CDS encoding fused DSP-PTPase phosphatase/NAD kinase-like protein, with product MFNRFLPPETRYARRMARIAKFERPIDGSVSRAKAWANMLLVDHGIFRLAYLNRHRIGTGLVWRSAQPTPHQLAWFKRQGVRTIVSLRGGREHGSWPLQREACERQGLTLVEFVLRSREAPSRETLLAARDFFAGLEYPAVMHCKSGADRAGLAATLFLILHEGRPVREALRQLSPRYGHFRFAKTGILDAFFATYLREGEARGQSFLDWVEHSYDPQAVTQSFRAGFWSDIVVDRLLRRE from the coding sequence GTGTTCAACCGCTTCCTTCCTCCCGAGACGCGCTATGCGCGGCGCATGGCCCGCATCGCGAAGTTCGAGCGGCCGATCGACGGCTCCGTCTCCCGGGCCAAGGCCTGGGCGAACATGCTGCTCGTCGATCACGGAATCTTCCGCCTCGCCTATCTCAACCGGCACCGGATCGGCACCGGGCTGGTCTGGCGCTCGGCCCAGCCGACGCCGCACCAGCTCGCATGGTTCAAGCGCCAGGGCGTGCGCACGATCGTGTCGCTGCGCGGCGGGCGCGAGCACGGGTCCTGGCCGCTGCAGCGCGAGGCCTGCGAGCGGCAGGGGCTGACGCTGGTCGAGTTCGTGCTGCGCTCCCGCGAGGCACCCTCCCGCGAGACCCTGCTCGCGGCCCGCGACTTCTTCGCCGGCCTCGAATACCCGGCGGTGATGCATTGCAAATCGGGGGCGGACCGGGCCGGACTCGCCGCCACCCTGTTCCTGATCCTGCACGAGGGCCGGCCGGTGCGGGAGGCCCTGCGCCAGCTCTCGCCGCGCTACGGCCATTTCCGCTTCGCCAAGACCGGCATCCTGGATGCGTTCTTCGCCACCTATCTGCGCGAGGGCGAGGCGCGCGGGCAGAGCTTCCTCGACTGGGTCGAGCACAGCTACGATCCGCAGGCGGTGACGCAAAGCTTCCGCGCCGGTTTCTGGTCCGACATCGTCGTCGACCGCCTGTTGCGGCGCGAATAG
- a CDS encoding GNAT family N-acetyltransferase, translating into MTTNTVSLRRARAADATGLSAVFDAAWREAYQGIIPGIALERFLARRGPETWRGMIGGGRGLAVIAFGDQIAGYAAYGRVRDRAMRTDGEIDELYIAPEFQGLGLGTRLFRAVRNDLIDRGLTRIGVWALADNPRARSFYEGLGGVAGPESVERVSGIRLPKIGYLFT; encoded by the coding sequence ATGACGACGAACACGGTGAGCCTGCGCCGCGCCCGCGCCGCGGATGCCACCGGCCTCTCGGCGGTGTTCGATGCCGCGTGGCGCGAAGCCTATCAGGGAATCATCCCCGGGATCGCGCTGGAGCGTTTTCTCGCCCGCCGCGGGCCGGAGACATGGCGCGGCATGATCGGCGGCGGGCGGGGCCTCGCCGTCATCGCGTTCGGCGACCAGATCGCGGGCTACGCCGCCTACGGCCGGGTGCGGGACCGGGCCATGCGGACGGACGGCGAGATCGACGAACTCTACATCGCCCCGGAATTCCAGGGCCTCGGGCTCGGCACCCGCCTCTTCCGGGCCGTCCGCAACGACCTGATCGACCGCGGTCTCACCCGCATCGGCGTCTGGGCGCTCGCCGACAATCCCCGCGCCCGCAGCTTCTACGAGGGCTTGGGCGGGGTTGCCGGTCCGGAATCGGTCGAGCGCGTCTCAGGCATCCGCCTGCCGAAGATCGGCTATCTGTTCACCTGA
- the ppa gene encoding inorganic diphosphatase: MDINAISIGKNPPEDVNVIVEVPLGGEPIKYEMDKDAGTLVVDRFLYTPMFYPGNYGFIPHTRSGDGDPCDVLVANTRAIIPGAIISVRPVGVLVMEDDGGEDEKIIAVPSRKLTQRYNRIENYTDLPEITVSQIQHFFEHYKDLEPGKWVKVVRWGDKAEAQRLILEGIEREKAHKAG, translated from the coding sequence ATGGACATCAACGCCATCTCGATCGGCAAGAACCCGCCGGAGGACGTCAACGTCATCGTCGAAGTTCCGCTCGGCGGCGAGCCGATCAAGTACGAGATGGACAAGGATGCCGGCACACTCGTCGTCGACCGGTTCCTCTACACGCCGATGTTCTATCCGGGGAATTACGGTTTCATCCCCCATACCCGCTCGGGCGACGGCGACCCCTGCGACGTGCTGGTGGCCAACACCCGCGCCATCATCCCCGGCGCGATCATCTCGGTGCGGCCCGTGGGCGTTCTGGTGATGGAGGATGATGGCGGCGAGGACGAGAAGATCATCGCCGTGCCCTCGCGCAAGCTGACCCAGCGCTACAACCGGATCGAGAACTACACCGACCTGCCCGAGATCACGGTCAGCCAGATCCAGCACTTCTTCGAGCACTACAAGGATCTCGAGCCGGGCAAGTGGGTGAAGGTCGTGCGCTGGGGCGACAAGGCGGAAGCCCAGCGCCTCATCCTCGAAGGCATCGAGCGCGAGAAGGCCCACAAGGCCGGCTGA
- a CDS encoding WcbI family polysaccharide biosynthesis putative acetyltransferase yields MVLRLPRLLKAVSRSWAGRRGSEEVAPNGPRIAVIGNCQAKGVAEAVRVLAPGARVRLIPMSTLGRRGQGLDGFAATLKDCDHVFSQPFPAGFFPEGGSEALRERLPRMRLFPSIVFTAFHPDAVYVGDLTSVARVKLVSSPLGTYHSAITLFGFLRDLPGERILGLFREEVFSRLGYLDAWDLAAADLIASSRAIGFDLSDDLLRWSRGGLFMHNINHPRLNVLGDIAARLLREAGLAPRPVAVEAYAPDALLDDAIWPVYPPVAVLYGVAGSTVFKRRQRRGAPPETLGLDAFVAESLAIYRAQPRETLTCHRVEHWAASPEIRSLFETP; encoded by the coding sequence TTGGTCCTTCGGCTTCCGCGGCTGCTCAAGGCCGTCTCCCGATCGTGGGCCGGACGGCGCGGGTCGGAAGAGGTCGCCCCGAACGGTCCCCGGATCGCGGTGATCGGCAATTGCCAGGCGAAGGGCGTGGCGGAGGCCGTGCGCGTGCTCGCGCCGGGAGCCCGGGTGCGGCTGATACCGATGAGCACGCTGGGCCGGCGCGGCCAGGGTCTCGACGGCTTCGCGGCCACGCTCAAGGATTGCGACCACGTCTTCTCCCAGCCCTTCCCGGCGGGCTTCTTTCCCGAGGGCGGCTCCGAGGCCCTGCGCGAGCGGCTGCCGCGGATGCGGCTCTTCCCCTCGATCGTCTTCACCGCGTTCCATCCCGACGCGGTCTATGTCGGCGACCTCACCTCGGTGGCGCGGGTGAAACTCGTGTCCTCGCCGCTCGGCACCTACCATTCGGCGATCACCCTGTTCGGCTTCCTCCGGGACCTGCCGGGGGAGCGGATCCTCGGGCTGTTCCGCGAGGAGGTGTTTTCGCGGTTGGGCTATCTCGACGCCTGGGATCTCGCCGCGGCGGACCTGATCGCGTCGAGCCGGGCGATCGGCTTCGATCTTTCGGACGATCTGCTGCGCTGGTCGCGCGGCGGCCTGTTCATGCACAACATCAACCACCCGCGCCTGAACGTGCTCGGCGACATCGCGGCGCGCCTGCTGCGGGAGGCCGGGCTCGCGCCGCGCCCGGTCGCGGTCGAGGCCTACGCGCCGGACGCGCTCCTGGATGACGCGATCTGGCCGGTCTATCCGCCGGTGGCGGTGCTCTACGGCGTGGCGGGCTCGACGGTGTTCAAGCGGCGCCAGCGCCGGGGCGCTCCGCCCGAGACGCTCGGTCTCGACGCCTTCGTCGCGGAAAGTCTCGCGATCTACCGGGCACAGCCGCGCGAGACCCTGACCTGTCACCGGGTCGAGCATTGGGCGGCTTCGCCCGAGATCCGGTCTCTCTTCGAAACCCCTTGA
- the lpxD gene encoding UDP-3-O-(3-hydroxymyristoyl)glucosamine N-acyltransferase, producing MSDPVFIAPRGGLTLGAVADACGVPLPETVDPALPVTGAAPLETAGPTELAYMDNARYGEALAATRALACLVSPRFAPRVPSGTIALVTRDPYRTYAGLLARLYEEAMRPGSLFAASGISPGAHVHPQARLEDGVRIDPGAVVGPGAEIGSGTVLGPNAVVGPNVRIGRDCSIGAGATLTHALVGNRVIVHPGARIGQDGFGFAMGAGGHIKVPQVGRVIIQDDVEIGANTTIDRGASRDTVVGEGTKIDNLVQIAHNVVIGRHCVIVSGVGISGSTTLEDYVVLGGQVGVVGHLRIGMGSQIAGSSNVNRDVPPGSRWGGTPAKPVRTWFREMTTLARLAERGGKDEAEG from the coding sequence ATGTCAGATCCCGTCTTCATCGCGCCGAGAGGCGGCTTGACCCTCGGCGCCGTCGCCGATGCCTGCGGCGTGCCCCTGCCCGAGACCGTCGACCCGGCGCTGCCGGTGACCGGAGCCGCCCCCCTCGAAACCGCGGGACCGACCGAACTCGCCTACATGGACAATGCCCGCTACGGCGAGGCGCTGGCCGCGACGCGGGCCCTGGCCTGCCTCGTCTCGCCGCGCTTCGCCCCGCGGGTTCCGTCCGGTACGATCGCCCTCGTAACCCGCGATCCCTACCGCACCTATGCCGGGCTGCTGGCCCGCCTCTACGAGGAGGCGATGCGGCCGGGCTCGCTGTTTGCCGCGAGCGGGATTTCCCCCGGCGCCCATGTCCATCCGCAGGCGCGGCTGGAGGACGGGGTACGGATCGATCCCGGCGCCGTCGTCGGCCCCGGCGCCGAGATCGGTTCGGGCACGGTGCTCGGTCCCAACGCCGTGGTCGGGCCCAATGTGAGGATCGGCCGCGACTGCTCCATCGGCGCCGGCGCGACCTTGACCCACGCGCTCGTCGGCAACCGCGTCATCGTCCATCCCGGCGCCCGGATCGGTCAGGACGGGTTCGGCTTCGCCATGGGCGCGGGCGGCCACATCAAGGTGCCGCAGGTCGGCCGGGTCATCATCCAGGACGATGTCGAGATCGGTGCCAACACGACGATCGACCGGGGCGCTTCCCGCGACACGGTGGTCGGCGAGGGCACCAAGATCGATAACCTCGTGCAGATCGCCCACAACGTGGTGATCGGCCGCCACTGCGTGATCGTCTCCGGCGTCGGCATCTCCGGCTCGACCACGCTGGAGGATTACGTGGTGCTCGGCGGACAGGTCGGCGTCGTCGGCCACCTGCGCATCGGCATGGGCTCGCAGATCGCCGGCTCCTCCAACGTCAACCGCGACGTGCCGCCGGGCTCGCGCTGGGGCGGCACGCCGGCCAAGCCGGTGCGGACATGGTTCCGCGAGATGACGACGCTCGCCCGCCTCGCCGAGCGCGGAGGAAAGGACGAGGCCGAGGGGTAG